One segment of Polyangiaceae bacterium DNA contains the following:
- a CDS encoding YggS family pyridoxal phosphate-dependent enzyme, whose protein sequence is MTEIADRLALVHARIRAAEVAAGRAPEQVKLLAVSKTMSPTAIRAAYAAGQRDFGENYVQELVQKADLLHDLPDVRWHFIGHLQRNKVKVVATRLHMIHTVDSPKLAAELDKRLEAAAEPLATLVEVNVGREAQKSGVSPEALEQVLQAVSEAKHLRLAGLMTVPPFTDDPADARPYFDRLRELRERFGGRSVLPELSMGMSADLEQAVAAGATWVRVGTAVFGPRGRALP, encoded by the coding sequence ATGACCGAGATTGCGGATCGCCTCGCGCTCGTCCACGCGCGCATTCGTGCCGCCGAGGTAGCGGCAGGGCGAGCGCCTGAACAGGTGAAACTCCTGGCGGTGTCCAAGACCATGTCCCCGACGGCCATCCGTGCGGCCTATGCCGCTGGACAAAGGGACTTCGGGGAGAACTACGTTCAAGAACTCGTGCAGAAGGCGGACTTGCTTCACGACCTGCCCGATGTGCGTTGGCACTTCATTGGTCACCTGCAACGCAACAAGGTCAAAGTCGTGGCGACACGTCTGCACATGATCCACACCGTCGACTCCCCAAAGCTAGCCGCGGAGTTGGACAAGCGGCTGGAAGCGGCGGCGGAGCCGCTGGCCACGTTGGTGGAAGTGAACGTGGGTCGAGAAGCGCAAAAATCGGGCGTGAGCCCCGAAGCGCTCGAGCAAGTGCTGCAGGCCGTGAGCGAAGCAAAGCACTTGCGCTTGGCGGGCCTGATGACGGTGCCGCCCTTCACCGACGACCCCGCCGACGCGCGACCCTACTTCGATCGCCTGCGGGAGCTCCGTGAGCGCTTCGGCGGCCGCTCCGTCTTGCCGGAGCTGAGCATGGGCATGAGTGCGGACCTGGAACAGGCCGTCGCCGCGGGCGCAACGTGGGTGCGTGTCGGGACGGCCGTCTTCGGACCTCGGGGACGAGCGCTCCCGTGA